CCGTGGTGGTCACCCCGGATCTACCCGCGAAGCACTGGCCGATCGCCCCGCAGACGCTGGCGACCCGCTTGGCGGGAACGGCGCGAGTCTTCCGGGTCCGCGACAAGCTGGCCACCCTCGTCCTCGATCAGTACCTCGGACGTCCCCTTGCGATCGGGCCGAACGCAATCCGCGTGTTTGCGCCCGGGCTGGAGCCCGGCTCGGGCGTGGACGGGCATTGGCACTTCCTCGGAGAGACGATTCACGCGAAGGCACTGACGGATATCGACTTCTCGGACTTCCTCTTCGATCGGCTCGCCGAGAAGGCCCTCACGCGGTTTCGAGAATCGCCGCTCGTTCGCACCTTTGGAGAGTTGCTGGACGCCGAGCGCCAGGAAAAGCTCGAGAAGATCCGCGGCCAACAGGCCGCCGATGTCAGCTACTACGAATCGTATGCGCGCGAGCTCGAGGCGCAGAACCGCGCCCTCACCCGAGAGCGGGAACAGCTCCAAAAGGACCTGGAGAGCCGCGACGAGCAGCTACGGGCTCTGCAGTCCGCGCTCGACGCCGCGCAACAGAACATCCGGCAGTTGACCGGTGCCCATCTCACGACGACGCTGGCGCCGCAGGTCGAATCGGAAGCAGAAGTCCACGAGGCAACGGTTCTTGAGGTCCTGGAGGAGGCAGCCGAAGACTCTCCGGATCTCCTCGTACTGGAGTCGGCTCGCAAGTCGGCAGACGAGGTGCCCGTGACCTACAAGTTCACGGACCGCGTCGGAGCTGCGCTTCGCGCGCTCCAAGACGGCGCCGATACGCGAAACCGGACCAGGCGAATCGAGGGCGGTTGGAAGTCGTTTTTCGAGCACCGGGGCTTTGAGTACAAGCCTCGGCTCTCGGACACGACACGGAACACGTGGGGGGATGACTACCGCTTCCTTATCGACGGCCGCCGCGAGCTCTTCGAAGAGCACTTCACCATCGGTGTGAAGTCGGCGAACACCTGCCTTTCGATCCACTTCTCGACCCAACTTCGGAAGGACAAGGTCGTCGTGGCTTATGTCGGCCGGCACTTGCGCAACACGCAGTCTTAGCCTCTGGAAGATGAGGTTGAGGACTCATGACAACGACCGACCAGCCATCTAATCCTCGTTCTCGCTTCGGAGGGGTCCAGCTGCTTCTTCGCCTTCCACGGCTGTGCGAGCGCGAGCTCGGGGCGAGATGGGCTAGCGCATCGGGCACGAGCGTCAGCAAATGACTCCTCTTCAGCAATCCGCAGAAGGAAATCCGACCAAGCCTTTCTTGGTGCTCGACAAGAGCCTTGTGCGGGACTCGAGCTTCGACTCCCGAGCGGAAGAACTCGACGCCACCTTCCAGCTCGCCGTGCCCACGCACCTCGTGATGGAATGGGTGGTGCCACGGCACGAAGACTCTCCGGCCGAGGACCGGATCGTAACCCTCGCCGAGAAACTGAGACTCACGCCAGGTGCCGTGGCGTGTCCCATCCCGTCCTTTCTTCTGCAAGCGGAGATGAGCGGCGACCGCCGGCACGCCTCCGCCCACTGCTCGCCGGACCTTCTCGAACGAATCCGCTCAGGGGACCGATCTTGGATTGGACCGGAGAGCCTACTTCGATGGAGGTCGCAGGTCGGGGAGGGAGTGCAGGGCCTGATGGAAATGACCAGGCTGATTCCAAAGATGGTCGCGGTCTCGAACCAGGGAGACGTGACAGAGCCCCTCTTGTCGCAGGTCGCGGAGGATCGGGTGATGATTTCCTCGCGAATCTACGACGAAATCTGGCGTCCGCAGTTCGGAGCAAGTGCTCCAGGAGTGGCCGGACCGGCTACAGCTTCTCGCATTCAGGTCCTGTTCATGGGAGCTCTGAGCTGGTTCGGAAAGTACGGGCTCACGCCAGACCGCGCAAATCCCGGGCGGGTGTTCAACGAGGTCGTCGACCTCGACATCAGGACCCTGGGGATAATCCTCGGCGGTCTAGGGAGTCTTGATCGAGGGAGTCAGTCCATGTTCAAGCAGCTCAACCCCTCCGGGATTCTCGTTACGTGAGGCTGGGATGTTGAATCGCAAGAAGCTCATCGAAGTCGCCCTCCCCCTCGAGGCCATCAACGCGGCCTCGGCGCGGGAGAAGTCGATCCGCCACGGCCATCCGTCGACGTTGCACCTCTGGTGGGCCCGCCGGCCGCTGGCAGCGGCGCGGGCGGTGATCTTTGCGCAGATGGTGGACGATCCGTCGGAGTACGTCGACGTGCTGCTCTCGGAGCCGGGGACGCGGCGGAAGGCCGAGACTGAGTTGCGCAAGCGACGGAAAGTCTGGGAGGCGACGAAGGCGAAGGCTGAGGAGGCCGCATCGCCCGAGCCGACGCTCGCCGAATGCGCGGCGGATCTCGAGAGGCAGCGCCTCTTCGAGATCATCGAGAAGCTGGTCCTCTGGGAGAACACCACCAACGAGGCCGTTCTCCAGGCCGCTCGCGACGAGATCTGGCAGAGCTGGCGGCGGACCTGTGCCGAGAACGCGGACCATCCGCGGGCCAAGGAGCTGTTCGACCGCAACGAGCTGCCCGCCTTCCACGACCCCTTCGCAGGCGGTGGCGCATTGCCGCTCGAGGCGCAGCGGCTCGGGCTGGAGAGCTACGCGAGTGATCTGAACCCTGTCGCCGTTCTGATCAACAAGGCGATGATCGAGATCCCGCCGAAGTTCGCGGGCAGGCCGCCGGTCAACCCGGAGTGGACGAGCAAGAGCCCCGAGGAGAAGGCGCTTCGCACCTGGAAGGGGGCCGAGGGCCTCGCCGAGGACGTGCGCTACTACGGCCAGTGGATGCGCGACGAGGCCGAGAAGCGCATCGGCCACCTCTACCCGAAGATCGAGGTCACGGCCGAGATGGCGAAGGAGCGGCCCGACCTGAAGCCGTACGTCGGCAAGGGGCTCACCGTCATCGCCTGGATCTGGGCGCGCACGGTGAAGAGCCCGAATCCGGCCTTCGCGCAGGTGGACGTGCCGCTCGCCTCGACCTTCATGCTCTCCACCAAGGCGGGCAAGGAGGCGTACGTCGAGCCGGTGATCGGGAGCGGTGGCTATCGGTTCACGGTGAAGGTGGGGGCGTCGAAGGACGCGGAGGAGGCGAAGAACGGCACGAAGCTTTCGCGCGGTTCGAATTTCCGTTGCCTGATGTCTGGCGCGCCGATCGCGGGCGACTACCTCATGGCCGAGGGCAAGGCCGGGCGGTTGGGTGCGCGGCTGATGGCAATCGTGGCCGAAGGTGGCCGTGAGCGGGTCTATCTCTCTCCGACACTGGAGCACGAGGCGGCGGCGCTCGAGGCGCAGCCGGAGTGGAGGCCGGACGTCGACTTCTTCCAGCAGGCGCTCGGCTTTCGCGTCGGCAACTATGGAATGAGGAAGTGGAGCGACCTATTCACATCCCGCCAACTCACAGTTCTGACGACCTTCTCCGGCCTGGTGCATGAAGCGCGCGAGCGGGTGCAGCGCGACGCGCTCGTCGCCAGCCCATCCGACGAAGGCCGCGGCCTGGACGCCGGTGGCTTCGGCGCCGCCGTCTACGCGGACGCAGTAGCGGTATATCTCGCATTCGGAGTGTCGAAGACATCGAATCGATCAAATAGTCTGGCTACGTGGATGCCTTCGGTGCAGTGCCCCGGACACCTCTTCCGGCGCCATGCAATTCCGATGAGCTGGGACTTCTCCGAAGCCAATTCGCTGAATGGACCAAGTGGCTCATTCTGGAGCATGGTAGATGACACGGCTAGAGCACTGGACTTCATGTCCGCTTCGGGCGCACGCGGCGCTGCCGCTCAAGCGGATGCGGCGGTACAGACAAACTCAGTAGGGAAAGTGATCTCGATAGATCCCCCCTACTACGACAATGTTGGGTACGCCGACTTGTCGGACTTCTTCTATGTCTGGCTTCGCACCTCGCTGAAGCCGGTCTTCTCTGATCTCTTCGCCACGGTCGTCGTGCCAAAGGCCGCGGAGCTCGTTGCCACACCTGACAGGCACGGGGGCAAGCACAAGGCCGAGGAGTTCTTCCTGAACGGCATGACGCAAGTAATGCATCGCCTCGCCGAGCAGGCGCACCCGGCCTTCCCGGTCACGATCTACTATGCGTTCAAGCAGTCCGAGGGCGACGGAACTGAGGGAACTGCAAGCACGGGGTGGGAGGTCTTCCTCGCTGCGGGAATACGCGCCGGATTCGCCATCAACGGTACCTGGCCGGTGCGCACTGAACGCGAGAACCGAACACGAAATCAAGAGAGCAACGCCCTCGCTTCAAGCATCATCCTCGTCTGCCGCCCGCGCTCCGGATCCGCACCCACTGCCACGCGCCGCGAGTTCGTCACCGCGCTCAAGGCAGAGCTGCCAGTAGCGCTCGCCCACCTCCAGCGCGGCAACATCGCGCCAGTGGACCTGGCGCAGGCTGCCATCGGCCCGGGTATGGCGGTTTACACCCGCTACGCCAAGGTGCTCGACGCCGAGGGGAAGGCGCTCAGCGTGCGCGAGGCGCTCGCGCTCATCAATCAGACCCTCGACGAGGCGCTGGCCGAGCAGGAGGGGGACTTCGACGCCGACACCCGCTGGGCGCTGACCTGGTTCGAGCAGTCGGGCTTCGACGAGGGCGAGTACGGCGTGGCCGAACAGCTCTCCAAGTCCAAGAACACGAGCGTCGGCGGCATGGAGGATGCGGGCATCCTGAAGTCCAAGGGTGGCAAGGTCCGCCTGCTGCGCCCCGCCGAGCTCCCCGCCGACTGGGACCCGGAGAAGGACAGTCGCCGCACCGCGTGGGAGGCCGTCCACCATCTCGTTCGCGTCCTCGAGTCCGGAGGAGAAGGTGCCGCGGCCGAGCTGCAGAAGAAGCTCGGAGCCCAGGCCGAAGTCGCCCGCGAGCTCGCTTACCGCCTTTACACCCTCTGCGAGCGCAAGAAGCGGGCGGCGGAGGCGCTCTCGTACAATGCGCTTGTCCAGAGCTGGCCGGAGGTCGTCCGACTTGCCCAGCAGGAGCCCACAGGCGTGGGGCAGACGTCGTTGTTTGAGCAGGAGTAGCGCATGAGCATGCAGATCGAGAGCATCGAGATTCGCAACTACCGCGTCTTTCGGGAAGCGGTTCTGGATCGACTTCCACGGCTTTCCGTGCTCGTCGGAGTCAACGGCTCGGGCAAGAGCACGCTCTTCGACGTCTTCTCGTTCCTCAAGGACGCCCTCACCCACAATGTTGCCGTTGCCGTGGGCAAGCGTGGAGGCTTCGCCGAGCTCGTCAGCCGGGGAGAGAAGGGACCGATCTCCGTGGTGATCCGGTTTCGTGAGACCGGAGGGCGATTGGCGACCTACCAGCTCGAAGTCGGGCTTCAGGACGGGCTACCGATCGTCGAGCGGGAGGTTCTCAAGTTTCGCCGGGGGCAGCGCGGCAAGCCGTGGCACTTCGTCGATTTCTCTCGCGGGCGTGGCAGCGCCATCACCAACGAGGCCATGTACGGTCGCCCCGGTGCCAAAGAGGAGCGCAAAGAGCACGTGCTCGACGAACCGACTCTGCTCGCCATCAAGGGACTTGGTCAGTTCAAGGAGTTCCGGGTGGTGGCCGAGTTCCGCAACCTGATCGAGAACTGGCTGATCTCCGACTTTCACATCGCGGAAGCGCGGCCGAGCGCCGAGCAGGGCTACTCGGAGCACCTGTCCACCCGCGGCGACAACGTGGCGCAGGTTGCGCAGTTCCTCTTCGAACATCACCGGGAACGCTTCGACAAGATCCTGGATGCGATGAAGCGCCGCGTGCCAGGAATCGAGAAGGTCGAGGCCAAGCCGACCGAGGATGGTCGCCTAGTCCTTCGCTTCCAGGATGGCTCGTTCAAGGACCCGTTCATCGCACGTTACGTGTCGGACGGTACGATCAAGATGTTCGCCTATCTCGTGCTTCTCCACGACCCCAAGCCGTTCCCGCTACTGGCGGTCGAAGAGCCCGAGAATCAGCTCTACCCGGAGCTCCTCCCGGAGCTTGCCGAAGAGTTCCGCGCCTACGCGGATCGCGGTGGCCAGGTGTTCGTCTCGACGCACTCACCGGACTTCCTGAATGGTCTTGACCTGTCCGAGGTCTACTGGCTCGAGAAGCGGGACGGATTCTCGACGATTCGGCGCGCCTCCGAAAGCGAGACACTGAGAGAGCTCCAGAGGGAAGGAGACCTTCCGGGGGCGCTCTGGAAGCAAGGGCTCTTCGCCGGAGCGTGGGCGCGGTGAGCCGCGTCGTCTTTCTTCTCGAGGAGCCTTCGATGAAGGCCCTCCTCGAAGGGCTGCTGCCTCGCGTGCTCCCGGGCGTCGAGTTTCTCTGCATTCCTCACGAAGGCAAGCGCGACCTGCAGAGGAGTATTCCCCGGAAGCTCCGAGCCTGGCGCGAACCGGGTGTCCGGTTCGTGGTTGTTCAGGACAACGACGGCAGCGACTGTCGCGTA
This genomic window from Holophagales bacterium contains:
- a CDS encoding TolC family protein — encoded protein: MLPLYKIRFELVPGAGVTAKVVERECLALISDWVDRSFEKGRQTSPGVAEVPEIDLRSHQPQVRMQRLECGALHHAFHWSKADDGQPGRNWVSHVELLSDGSRIEFQLQLGIEAEAVLLDSRRPRPSRPRLVSTVLSHPGWTCRIGPDPVSVIPHLVTAQDVETICSDVLFSPQRELPAVVVTPDLPAKHWPIAPQTLATRLAGTARVFRVRDKLATLVLDQYLGRPLAIGPNAIRVFAPGLEPGSGVDGHWHFLGETIHAKALTDIDFSDFLFDRLAEKALTRFRESPLVRTFGELLDAERQEKLEKIRGQQAADVSYYESYARELEAQNRALTREREQLQKDLESRDEQLRALQSALDAAQQNIRQLTGAHLTTTLAPQVESEAEVHEATVLEVLEEAAEDSPDLLVLESARKSADEVPVTYKFTDRVGAALRALQDGADTRNRTRRIEGGWKSFFEHRGFEYKPRLSDTTRNTWGDDYRFLIDGRRELFEEHFTIGVKSANTCLSIHFSTQLRKDKVVVAYVGRHLRNTQS
- a CDS encoding AAA family ATPase, whose protein sequence is MQIESIEIRNYRVFREAVLDRLPRLSVLVGVNGSGKSTLFDVFSFLKDALTHNVAVAVGKRGGFAELVSRGEKGPISVVIRFRETGGRLATYQLEVGLQDGLPIVEREVLKFRRGQRGKPWHFVDFSRGRGSAITNEAMYGRPGAKEERKEHVLDEPTLLAIKGLGQFKEFRVVAEFRNLIENWLISDFHIAEARPSAEQGYSEHLSTRGDNVAQVAQFLFEHHRERFDKILDAMKRRVPGIEKVEAKPTEDGRLVLRFQDGSFKDPFIARYVSDGTIKMFAYLVLLHDPKPFPLLAVEEPENQLYPELLPELAEEFRAYADRGGQVFVSTHSPDFLNGLDLSEVYWLEKRDGFSTIRRASESETLRELQREGDLPGALWKQGLFAGAWAR
- a CDS encoding DUF1156 domain-containing protein, with product MLNRKKLIEVALPLEAINAASAREKSIRHGHPSTLHLWWARRPLAAARAVIFAQMVDDPSEYVDVLLSEPGTRRKAETELRKRRKVWEATKAKAEEAASPEPTLAECAADLERQRLFEIIEKLVLWENTTNEAVLQAARDEIWQSWRRTCAENADHPRAKELFDRNELPAFHDPFAGGGALPLEAQRLGLESYASDLNPVAVLINKAMIEIPPKFAGRPPVNPEWTSKSPEEKALRTWKGAEGLAEDVRYYGQWMRDEAEKRIGHLYPKIEVTAEMAKERPDLKPYVGKGLTVIAWIWARTVKSPNPAFAQVDVPLASTFMLSTKAGKEAYVEPVIGSGGYRFTVKVGASKDAEEAKNGTKLSRGSNFRCLMSGAPIAGDYLMAEGKAGRLGARLMAIVAEGGRERVYLSPTLEHEAAALEAQPEWRPDVDFFQQALGFRVGNYGMRKWSDLFTSRQLTVLTTFSGLVHEARERVQRDALVASPSDEGRGLDAGGFGAAVYADAVAVYLAFGVSKTSNRSNSLATWMPSVQCPGHLFRRHAIPMSWDFSEANSLNGPSGSFWSMVDDTARALDFMSASGARGAAAQADAAVQTNSVGKVISIDPPYYDNVGYADLSDFFYVWLRTSLKPVFSDLFATVVVPKAAELVATPDRHGGKHKAEEFFLNGMTQVMHRLAEQAHPAFPVTIYYAFKQSEGDGTEGTASTGWEVFLAAGIRAGFAINGTWPVRTERENRTRNQESNALASSIILVCRPRSGSAPTATRREFVTALKAELPVALAHLQRGNIAPVDLAQAAIGPGMAVYTRYAKVLDAEGKALSVREALALINQTLDEALAEQEGDFDADTRWALTWFEQSGFDEGEYGVAEQLSKSKNTSVGGMEDAGILKSKGGKVRLLRPAELPADWDPEKDSRRTAWEAVHHLVRVLESGGEGAAAELQKKLGAQAEVARELAYRLYTLCERKKRAAEALSYNALVQSWPEVVRLAQQEPTGVGQTSLFEQE